TCAATTCCACCGAGGTCACTGCACCGGCGCGCAAAGCAGTCGAAAGTTCTTCGGCCGAGAGAAAGTTCCACTCCATGCCGCCGAAGCTAAAGGTCCGCCGAGTAAGCCACGAAACAACTTTTCGCGCAATGGAAAGTCGGACGGGCCACCGCCGTCGTGCCGCCGAAGACGGATCACCCCAGGTCATGCCGTCGATAGCGGGCCGAATCCACTGGTGCAGGGCATGTGCTGCCGCGTCGTGCAACAGGATGGAAGTCTCAATTCGCGCGCCGCACGGGCCCGCCGAGCACCACTAATCTGGGCCGCTCGCACCCGGGATCACGCAGTGCCGTGGCCCTAAAGGTGCACTTGACATCCGTTCGGATCATTCAACTCGGCGAACCGTGCCGATACAGTGAGCGCGTGGCATGGGAAACCGGGAGTTCGTGGCCGGATTTCCCACGCATCACGACGAATTCGAGTGAGTGGAAAAGGAATTGGTATGAAGGCCGTTCTCGTGTGCAAGTCGAAGTACCACGGCAACACCAAGAAGGTCGCCGACGTGATCGCCGACGTGCTGCAAGCGCGGGTTGTCGATCCGGCGGACATCACTGCTGCCGACCTCTCCGCTTATGACGTGGTGGGCTTCGGTTCCGGCATTCACCTCCAGAAGTTCTATCCGGAGCTGTTGGAGTTCGTTGCGACCTTGCCGACGGGGCAGCGCGGCAAAGCATTCGTGTTCGCGTCCAGCGGTTTCAAGGATTCCGGACCGACCGCCTTCTCCGCACCTCTGGTCAAACTGTTGCAGGAGAAGGGCTTCGAGGTGATCGATACGTTCTCGAGCCGGGCGCTGGACACCTTCGCACCGTTCAAGATCTTCGGTGGTATCCGGAAGGGGCGGCCCAACGCCGCCGATCTGGATGCTGCGCGTGAATTCGCCGCCGGACTGCGCGCGCGCCACGGCACCATTTCCTGACCCTCGGCTGACCCGCCGAGAATCGCCGATCCTGCGTGCCCGGCGGGTCAGGGTATTCGCGAATCCGACTCGGCTCGCTATCGGCCGATCGGCCAGGACCAGCTGTAGCGCAGCGGCCCGAAGTGACCGAAACCCAATGTGGCGCTGCAGATCTGTTCCTTTATGGTGGCGGCCACGCGACCGGTCAGCACCGGGCGGCGCGGTCGGTCGGCCAGATCTGACGTCTGGATCAGGGCATTGTGGCGGCCCAGGCTCATCGCCTGGCCGACGTATTTGCGGCGCACCGGTTTCGGTTCGCGGCCGGCGATCAGCGCCAGCACGGTGTCGGCGGCGTGCACGCCGGTCGGATTGGCGGCCTGGGCGCTCATCCGCAGCGGTTGTGCCGCGAAAGCACAGCCGTCACCGGCGCCGACGATGGTCGAAGCGCTGGTGCTGACGAGGGTTTCGGTAACCTGCAGGGCACCGGTGGCCGTGGTGGCCAGCCCACTGCCCGCGGCCAGCTCCGGTGCCTGGAAAGCCGTTGTCACCAGGGTGAGTTCGCTGCCGAGGTGACGGCCGTCGTCGAGGACGAGTTTGTCGGTGAAGATCTCGACCACCCGGGTGTTTTCGATGACGAGCACACCGGCCTCGCGGAAGTATCGCCGTAACCGGTTCTGCGCGTGGGTATTCAGTGTGGCACCCAGCGAGCCGGAGCTGATCAGCCGCACCGCGAAGCGATCCAGTTCGTTGAGTTCGGCCGCGGTTTCGATACCGGTCAGCCCGCCGCCGACCACCGTGACGGTCGCACCGTCCGGCAGGGTGTCCAATCGTTGCCGGGCCGCGACCGCATCCTCCCAAGTGGACACCGACACAGCCGATTCGGCGGCACCGGAGATCCCGGTGCGGCCCGCGCGGCTGCCCACGGCATAGACCAGGTAGTCGTATTCGAGAGTCCCTGAATCGAGCAATTCGACCCTACGGGCCTGCGCATCGATGACTCCGGCGGTGTCGTGCCGGAATTCGACCGTTTCGGGCAGATGGTTGCGCATCGGCGACACCGCAGCATGATTACCCGCGACGTACTGGTGCAATCTGATCCGCTCGACGAATTCTGCCCGCGGATTGACCAGCGTCACCGCGGTATTCGCCCGGGCCAGCCGGGTGGCGGCCGCGACACCCGCGTAGCCTCCGCCGAGCACGACCACCTTCGCCTGTTTCGACGAAACCCTCATCACCACAACCCCTCCGTTGAACCAACCCGTGGCCGGACGGCGCCGTCACGGCCGCAACCGATGTTAGTTGCTGAGTGGCGCGGGTCCGGTAGTGGTGAGGTGCACCCCCGGGATGGGCGGGACGTACTCGTGTGCTGGCCGGAATTGTTGATTCGGCGAGCTCGGATTACTTCTCGCGCAGTGCGGTAACACGGTCTGGTCGGCGGAGTTGAGACAGCAGCTTCGTCGGCTCCCTGCCCGGTACACGCTGGCTCGGGCACTGGTGCGATCCAGCGTGCCGGTCAGGGGCGGCTCAGCTGGGGCAAACCTGGTGGCCTGCACCGAATTGCCGGTCAGGTCGATATCTGCTTCACGTCGCTGATCAGCCATCGGCTGTCGGGTTGCTCTTCGGCGGTGACGACCATGGCGGTGAGGGAGACGGATTGTTCGGCCGCCGAGTCGTTCGTCGTCGCCAGCTTGACGTAGCCGACGCCGAGTGCGTTGCCGCCGGTGATGGCGCGCAGGCCGCAGTTGAAGTCCAAGACCTGGCTACGGCGATTGGTGGCCAGCAAGTATTCCCGAGTCGCATGTTGCGTGTCGATCAGGTGCTTGCGGTGCGCTCCGGTACTCGAATCTATTGCGCCGGTAAAGTATTCGTCCAGTGAATGCGGTGCATAGGTGGAGATGTGGTTCATGTAATTGTGAATCGCATGAAGCGCGGCGATATGGCGACTGCCGATACGTGATATCTCGGGCGCGAGATCGGCTGCGGGGGCGGCCCTCGTCGTGAGGGTGCTGGACGTCGTCGGCGTCGGGCTGGTGGAAGCAAGGCCGGGAACCGCGGCGGAGGAGACGTTTTCACTGTTCCGGCCCTGTAGCAGGGCGCCGATCCCGATGGCGCCCAGGGGCAGAGCGCCGGCGAGGGCCGCGATTTTTCGCCGGGACACGGTTTTCCTGATCGGCCGTGCGTCCGGGAACGGCGGAGGCTCTGCCGGTCGAAAGGACAGCGATTCATCTTCGGATGGAGTCACGATGATCCTCGGGTTGGACGGCGTGATGGGGGACTGGCGAGAGCGGCCGACGCAAGATGCTACCGAGAGCGCCGTGATTCAGCGGCGGATTCGCGGGGACAGATCCGGCATGCCGGAATTGAACGAAATGTGATTACTGCGAAAGTCGCGTGCTTTATTGAGCCGCAGTCGCTTTGAGGTCGTAAACCATTACCGGTTGGCTGTTTCGCGCGGGGCGATCCGGCTGGTGCGGCCGACCGCGCGGGCCACCGTGTTGCGCAGCACGAGCCCTGGCCGGGTGCGGGGCACCATGAGCCGGGAGACCAGGCCGACGCGTCGTTGCCGTGGGCCTACTTCACGGCGCAGTCGCGATTCGTAGGCGGCGAAGGCTCGGGCGTGGTCATCGGGATGGGCGGCGAGCTCGTCCGCGAGGGCGTACGCGCCCGTCATCGCCATGCTGGATCCGTCGCCCAGCAGGGCTGTCGCCGCCGCCGCGTCCCCGAGCAGGACGACCCGCCCGCGGGACCACGAAGGCATCCGGACGGTGGTCAGGGGGTCGAAGTACGGAGCCGGGTGGTCGAGGTACGCCGCTACGAATTCCGGTGCCCGCCAACACATGTCGGCGTAGACGTCGGCCACGATCTGCTTGTGCAGTGCGATGTTCTTGCGGGCGTGGGGTGCCGGGGGTGCGGCCCGGAAAGTGAAGATCGCGAGCGGCGTGGTTCGTGACGGGTGCACGACCAGCATCCGGTTCGGCACGGTCAGCATCGTCATCTCGGTCGGGTCCTCGATGGCGTCGGGTGCCAGCGGGACGGTCGCGCCGTACAGACCCAGATCGCGCACGAACTGCCGCTCGGGTCCGAATACCAGTCTCCTTACCGTGGAGTGCATCCCGTCCGCACCGACCACGAGGTCGAAACGTCGTGGCGCGGACCGCCGGAAGGTGACATCGACGCCGCCGCCGTCCTGGTCGAGGGCGGTGACCGTGTCGTCGAACAAGAACTCGGCCTCGGGTCGCGCCGACCGGTGGAGCACCGCGGACAGGTCGGCTCGGGTCACCTCGACCGTCGGGGCCTCGTCCGAGGTGAGCGGAAGCTGCAGGATTCGCCTGCCGTCGGGGTCGAGCAGGGTCAGCGACCGGTTGCGCGTGGCGAGTTCCCGCAGCTGCGGGAGGATGCCCATACGTTCGGCGACCGGGATCGCGGGCCCCTGCACGACGACCGCGCTACCGCCGGAGCGCAACTGCGGGGCCTGTTCGACGACCGTCGGCCGAAATCCATGCTGGGAGAGCCGGTATGCGAGTGCGGGCCCCGCGATTCCGGCACCGACTATCAGCACTTCGCGCTTCTTCATGACGATGACCTCTCGGAGTGTCGATGACCCGGTCCCCGGCGGGTATTGGGCCGGGTCTCGGCGGCACAGCGCAACCGGGTCAAGGTACGATCAATTTCGTACCTTAGTGAACACCCCGTTGGGGTACGATGCAAGTCGTACCTGAAGGGAGGGATTCGTGGTCGCGAAGAACCGGGTCGGGCCGGAAGCCGATGCGCTGGATCTGGGTGCGGTGTTGCGCGCCCTCGCCGACGAGCACCGTCGTGCGGTGATGACGGAGTTGGCCGCAGACCGCAGTGACAGCGAACGGGGCTGCAACTCGTTCGATCTTCCGATCTCGAAACAAACCCAGACCCACCACTTCCGGGTCCTGCGCGAGGCGGGCCTCATCGACGAGATCGACTACGGCAACCGCAAGGGCATCCGCCTACGCCGCGCGGACATCGAGAAGAGGTTTCCCGGGCTGCTCGCACTCCTGAAAGCGGAGTCCCGAGGTGGAACGACAGGCGTGCGCTGAACGTCAGCGGGCGCTGCCGAGGTTTCGGTCCGCTTCGGAGCCGTGGAGCATCAGCGTGGTTTCCTCGATGCGGCTGAAGCGCCCGTCGGGCGCGAACTCGCCGAAAACGTAGACCTCCGTGCGAACGGTCGATCCGTCCGTCTTGGTGATCTCGACGGTGTGGCGATCGGCGTAGCGGGCGCCGTCGTATAGCTCGTCATGGACCTCGACAGATCCGGTGGCCACGATCGTGCGCAGGTGGGCGATGTGCTCGACAAACCCCTCGCGGTCGGCCCACTCGCCGTCGGTACGTTGACGGTAGTCGGGGGCGAAGTGCCGGTCGGTGGCCTCGTGCAGGTCGAGGTCGGGGGTGAACAGCAGGTCGGTGAGGGCGGTACGGATATCGGTCTGGCTCATGGGGAGTCCTTTCACGACTACAGGCGATATGCGTGCGCCGCGCACGCACTGCAACGAAACTAGCACATGTTGCGTGCGTGGCGCACGGTAGTCTGTGGCAATGCAGAACGAGGTAGGAGGCGAGATCGCCGACGCGCTGGGTGTGTTGCTCAGGCGCGCTACGCGAGTCCAGCTGTACAAGAGGCTGACCGCCGACATGGGTGAAGCGCTGGACGAATGGACCTACCCGGTCTTGAGCGCGGTGGCCAGGATCGGCCCTCGCAGCGCAGCCGACCTGGCCTCGGAGGTGGGGCTCGATCGCTCCGGTGTCACGCGCCGCGCCTCCAGGCTGGAACAGGCCGGGCTGCTCCGCCGTGAACCCGACCCCGTCGACCGCCGCGCGACCCTGCTGGTCCTCACTCGGCAGGGTGAACGTGCGGTAGACGAACTACGTCGCCGTCTGGCCGCGCATATCACGGCAAGTCTCACGGCCTGGCCGCCGGGTGAAGCCGAGGCATTCGCTCGCGGCCTCAGCCGGTTCATCACCGAAGGTCCCTTCGAGTGAGTCGTCGAGCAGCGGGTGTGGCCGGCTCGCCAGTCCTGGCGGCGGGTTTCGGGCAGCGCTTATCGACTACTTCGGGTGGCGTTTAATTGAAGCTGTATTCGACGATAGAATGCTTGCATTCAATGTTTTCGGAAATCCGAATCGTCGACAGGTTCTGGAGTACCTTCAGTGCTGACCTGAGGGTGGGCGGTATAGATCCGGATGTTTGATTCTGGGCGTAACGCGAAGGCTCTCTTGACGGCAGATATCAATTACCGATCGAGGTCGATGTCGAGCGGTTGCCGATCGAGTGTCATCTCCAGTGAGAACCTCAGCGGCACTTGCTGTTACGGCGGCGGTGAACCGGTCCTGAAATAGGCCAACGAGCAGCAGCTGCGCGATCCCGCCGTGTCAGCCGGTTCCTTGCCCGGATGGGCTATGGGCAACACAATTCGGGGCGTGCGGCGCAATTGTGCATCCTCGTAGGCTCAGGCCGTTACCATCACTATTTCGAGGAGAATCAATGCCCCGATCCCGATTTGCTGCCCGTGGAATTCTGCTCGGCGGTCTCGTCGGCGCTACCGTTCTGATGTGCGGTGGCCCTGCGGCTGCGGACTCGATTCCGCTGGAGACGCCCGCCGTGCTACCGCAAGCAGAAGTAGTCGTCGGTGGGTGCTACCCGGACAGCACGACCATATTGGCCTGCTTCCTCAGCAGCCTGTCGGCGAGGACGCCCTCGGTCCCTTAGCAACGAAAAGGGCCGAGGCGCTGAGCTTTTGGCGGCCGGCCTGCCGGATCCAGGTCGGCTGAACAGACGTGGCCAAGCTTCCAGTTCTAGCTTAGGCTTACCTAAGCGCATGACGAGGAGGGGCATGTCGGATCGAGCTGCGTTCGACCATCTCATTCCCTGGGTCGATGACCTGGACGGGGCTATGCGGGCCTACGACGCTTGTGGTTTGACGACCCAGGGGGCGCTCACCATGCCGGGGTTTCGCAATGCCGCGTGGGGAGTCGACGACGAGCGGTACGTCGAACTGGCCACGGTGGACGACGCACACGCGACGGCGGCGCGATTTCGTGCCGCGGGCCGTGAGGTCGACGTCGTCGAGGTTCGCTTCGAGGAAGAGAACGTGGGGTTCGTGGAAGTGTTCGTGCGTGACGCGCCCGCGTACTTCCCCTTCTTCATCACCTACGACCCGCCGCGTCACGAGATCGGCCGGATGCGCGCCGAGGCTCGTGCCGCCGCGGGCATCTCTTCGGCGGGGCGGCCTGACCTGGTGGCGCTGCTGATCGGCAGCGTTGATCCGGAAGGCGAGGCTCGCGTCTTCGCGGAATTCGTCGGGTGCCCAGCGCGTGATTCGGTCGTCGCGCTACCCGGTGCCGAGGTGCGCTTCGCAGAGGGTTTCGCGCTGGGGCTGTCCGGGATAGCGGTTCGCGGTGCACCGGTAGCGCGGGCGACCAACATTGCCGGTATGACAGTGATCGGCGAGCAATAACGCGCGGGCTGAGATGGTTCACCGACAATCGACGGAAGGTATCGGGTCCGGCCGGGGTGTCGGCGAGAGCTTGCTGGCGGAGCTGATTCTCTGGCTCCCGAGCCAGGCCGCGCGGCGGTCCAGGCGGGCGGGCGTTGGTGTGGTGCCGGAGCCGCCCGCAGACCTGCGGCAGTTCCGAATCGGTAGGGCAGCCTCCGGCGTCGACCACGCCGATCTCGTGGCGCGCTCGGGTCAGCTGCCGAAGCTCGAACCTGCGGCAGCCGGCGCGGTCGTCGTGGTGTGCGCCGTAGGGCTGGGTGGGTGGATCCGTCGGATGTGTTGTGGAGGCTGCTTTTTGCAGTATCGGTGTGGGGTTGCTCGCGGATGAGCGTTGCGGGACTCGGGCCCGGTATCGAGCTATGGCAGCGCGAGGACTAGCTGCGGCATAGCGGTGGACTGGCCGGCGGGGCTGTGACTTGGGGGGAGCGAGGTCGGGGGCTCATACACCTTGGTTGCTGGGTTGGCATCGATTCGGGGAAACGTGGCAGGGGAGACACGCCGACGTGGTGCGGCTTCGTCAGTTCTGGACCAGCGACCGGCCCGTTATCCCGAAGAGGCCAGCCGGTCGGGTACGCGGCTGGTTCCTGACTCTGCCGAGCAAATCTCTCGCGTGTGTCGTGATCGCGTGCTCGGGGGCGTCGACTTGCGGCGCGAGCGGGGGAATGTTTGAAAGAGTGCTGGTGGGGGCATATGTGTCGGGTTGGGGAGCGGGACGGCTCCCGAACGCGACACGCGTGCCGTTGAATGGTGCGCGAGAGGGGACTTGAACCCCTACGTCCGTGGACACCAGAACCTAAATCTGGCGCGTCTGCCAATTTCGCCACTCGCGCGTGATGGTACGACCGTCCAAACTCTACCGGGCTTGACCGCGTTCGCGAAGCTCCGGGCGGGCGTGGCGTACTGGTCGGTAACCCTACCAGGGATTATAACGATTTGATAAATCTCAACATGAGGAGCACTCATGTTTCCTACGTGTTAGTAACCGGGTAGACCAGCGCGTTCAAACATGAGGAGGGGTCATGTTTGTCGTGATTCTGGTACGTAAGTACCGAAATACTCGAGGGTAGCGCTTTCGCCGGCGAGCAAACGTGAGGATTTCCTCATGATTCTGTGGAATCCTCGCCGTTATCAGGCCCCAACGCTGAGGATCACCTGCGCCCGGAGGAAGCGGCGTGTCTCGGAGGGCATGTCGCCAGGAGAAGGAAGTCGAGCTGCCTTGACGATCAACGAGAGCACCGAGGCCGGTACCGGACAGAGCGCGAAGGTCGGTGGAGCCACCCGCGCGGGAGGCACGCGGTCGCCGCTGCTGGACCACCTGTTGAACGGGACGCCGTATGCGCTCGCGTTCGGTGGGCAGGGCGCGCAGTGGCTCGACGAGCTCGCCGACATCAGCCGCGACAGCGCGCTGGAGCCCGAACTGACCGCCCTGGTGAACGAGGCGGAGGCGATGCTGGAGCCGGTGTCGGCGCAGCTGCTCGTGGTGCGCCCGGTCGGCTTCGATCCGGTGGGCTGGATGCTGGAAGACGATCTGGTCGACACCGAGCTGGGCGAGGTCTCGGCCGCGCCGCCCGCGCAGGTGCTGCGTTCGGCCGCGGTCTCGATGCCGGGTGTGCTGCTCTCTCAGGTGGCCGCGATGCGTGCGCTGCGGCTGCAAGGTCTCGATCCGGCCGCGCACGCGCCGGTGGCGATCGTGGGGCACTCGCAGGGCAGGCTGGCGGCGACGGCCGTGGAGGCCGGCGGTCAGCGCGACGCCGAGATCCTCGCGCTGGCCCAATTGATCGGTGCCGCCGCGGGTCTGGTGGCGCGCCGGCGCGGGCTGATGCCCGTCGGTGAGCGCTCGCCGATGGTCGCGGTGTCGAACGTGGACCCCGAACAGCTGCGTGCCGTGGTGGCCGAGGTATCCGAGGGTGTCGACCCGGCGGCGGCCGCGGTGGTGTCGATCCGGAACGGACGCCGGCGCGCGGTACTGTCCGGCGCTCCCGCGCAACTGGAGCGGGTGCGCCAGCGCTGCGCCCAGATCCATGACAAGCAGGCCGCCGAGCGCGAGGGCAAGGTGCGCGGCGGCGCGATCTTCGCGCCGGTGTTCGAGGACGTGGCCGTCGATGTCGCGTTCCACCACCCGGCCCTGGCCGACACCGTCGATCTGGTGACCTCGTGGGCCGGCCAGTGTGGGTTGGACGCGGCGCTGGCCGGCGCGCTCGCGCAGGAGATCCTGGTCGACCCGATCGACTGGGTGGAGATCGTCGACGGTGTGGTCGCCGCCGGCGCGCAATGGATTCTGGACCTCGGTCCCGGCGATCTGCTGTCCCGGCTGACCGGTGGTTCGCTGAAGGGCACCGGCGTCGGCATCGTGGCCGCCGCGACCCGCGCCGGGCAGCGCAGCCTGCTCACCCCGGGTGCCGCGCCGGAGACCGCCGCCGCGTGGACGGAGTTCGCGCCGCGCCCCGTGCGCCTGCCGAACGGCCGCATCGTGGTGGAGACCGCGTTCACCAAGCTGACCGGTCGCTCACCGATCCTGCTCGCGGGCATGACCCCGACCACCGTCGACGCGAAAATCGTTGCGGCGGCGGCGAACGCGGGCCACTGGGCCGAACTGGCCGGTGGCGGTCAGGTGACCGAGCAGATCTTCGCCGACCGGGTCGCCGAGCTGAAGACGCTGCTGCAGCCGGGTCGCGCGGTGCAGTTCAACTCGCTGTTCCTGGACCCCTACCTGTGGAAGCTGCAGCTGGGCGGTAAGCGCCTGGTGCAGAAGGCCCGCACCGCGGGCGCGCCGTTCGACGGCGTCATCGTCACCGCCGGCATTCCCGAGCTAGAGGAAGCCGTCGCGCTGATCAACGAGCTCACCGAGGTCGGCATCTCGCATGTCGCGTTCAAGCCGGGCACGGTCGCGCAGATCCGGGCGGTGCTGCGGATCGCCGACGAGGTGCCGGACTACCCGGTGATCATGCACATCGAGGGCGGCAAGGCCGGCGGGCACCACTCCTGGGAAGACCTGGACGACCTGCTGCTGGAGACCTACGCCGAGCTGCGCGGCCGGGACAACGTGGTGGTCTGCGTCGGCGGCGGCATCGGAACCCCGGAGCGCGCAACGGAATACCTCACCGGCGCGTGGGCGAGCGCGCACGGCTACCCGGTGATGCCGCTGGACGGCGTGCTGGTCGGCACGGCCGCGATGGCGACGCTGGAGGCGACCACCGCCCCCGAGGTGAAGCAGCTGCTGGTGGACACCCCCGGCACCCCCGACTGGGTCGGTGCGGGCACCGCGTCCGGCGGAATGGCCTCGGGCCGTAGCCAATTGGGCGCCGACATCCACGAGATCGACAACGCCGCCTCGCGCACCGGCCGGCTGCTGGACGAGGTCGCCGGTGACGCCGACGCAGTCGCCGCGCGCCGGGACGAGATCATCGCGGCGCTGAACGGCACGGCCAAGCCGTATTTCGGCGACGTCGCCACGATGACCTACCAGGATTGGTTGCAGCGCTACGTCGAACTCGCGGTGGGTCTGGACCGCCGCAAGGACTTCGACTGCGGCAGCGATATCGGTGACGCGATCGCCGACGCCACCCGCTCGCTGTGGCTCGACATCAGCTGGCGCGATCGTTTCGCGGAAATGATGCGCCGCACCGAATCCCGGCTGCATCCGGCCGACCGCGGCGAGATCCCGACGCTGTTCCCGGCCGACGACGCCTTCGAGAACCCGGTCGCGGCGCTGTGCGCGCTGCAGGAGCGTTACCCGGCGGCCGTGCACACCCAGCTGCACCCGGCCGACGTGCCGTTCTTCGTCGCGCTGTGCAAGACCCCCGGCAAGCCGGTGAACTTCGTGCCCGTCGTCGACGGTGACGTGCGCCGCTGGTGGCGCTCGGATTCGCTGTGGCAGGCCCATGATTCGCGCTACTCCGCCGATCAGGTGTGCATCATCCCGGGCACCGTCGCGGTCGCCGGGATCACCCGGGTCGACGAGCCGGTGGGCGAGCTGCTCGACCGCTTCGAGCAGGACACGGCCTACTCGCTGGTGCGGGCCGGTGTGGTGCCGGTCGCGATCGACGCGCGCCGCGTCGCGGGCGTGACGACCGGAGCGATCGACACCGTGCTCGCCGCGCCCGACCTCGAATGGTCGGGGCGTACCACGGTCAACCCGGTGCACCGGCTCGGTGAACTGTCGGAGTGGACCGTCGACGGCAAGGGTGCGGTGCACCCGCCGAGCGGCGCCACGCTGACCGAGACCACCGGTCCGGTCGCCGAGCACTCGTACGTCGAGCTGACCGTTCCGCTGTTGGGCAGCAACGTGGTTCGCATCCGGATCACCGTGCCCACCGCCGTCTACAACGGTGGCGCACCGGTGGTCACCGAGGCCGACGCCACCGCGGCGATGTCGGCACTGCTCGCCGTGGCTGCCGGACAGGACCTGCCCGAGGTAAAGGGCAAGGTCGCCCACCTCAACATCGCGTGGACCCCCGACCTCATCGCCGATCACGCGGGCGTGACCGGTTCGGGTCTGCCGTCGGCGCTGAGCACGCTGGGCCGCACCGTTCCGGACGTGCTGGTGGGCGCTTGCTGGCCCGCCGTGTTCGCGGTGCTCGGCGCGGCCCGTGCCGCCGATGGCACCAGCGTGATCGAGGGCATGCTCGATCTGGTACATCTCGATCACCAGATCCACCTGGCGGGCGAACTGCCCACCAGCCCAAGCGTTCTCGCGGTCCGTGCGGAAGCTGGGGAGACGCTCGACACCGATCTCGGCCGCGTGGTCGAGGTGCGGGTGCGGATCGCGGGCCTGCTGGACCGGCCGGAAACCGGGCTGTCCATGCCGACCGTCGCCACGCTCACCGAGCGCTTCGCCATCCGCGGCCGCAACGGCGCGGGCGAGCTGACCGATCCGCCGCGCGCGGCGGGTACGGTCGCCGACACCGCGACCGACACCCCGCGCCGGCGTCGCCGCGACGTGACCATGGTCGCGCCGCGCACCATGCACGCCTTCGCCGCGGTCTCCGGCGATCACAACCCGATCCACACCAGTGATGCCGCGGCCAAGCTGGCCGGTC
This genomic stretch from Nocardia brasiliensis ATCC 700358 harbors:
- a CDS encoding flavodoxin family protein encodes the protein MKAVLVCKSKYHGNTKKVADVIADVLQARVVDPADITAADLSAYDVVGFGSGIHLQKFYPELLEFVATLPTGQRGKAFVFASSGFKDSGPTAFSAPLVKLLQEKGFEVIDTFSSRALDTFAPFKIFGGIRKGRPNAADLDAAREFAAGLRARHGTIS
- a CDS encoding NAD(P)/FAD-dependent oxidoreductase, with translation MRVSSKQAKVVVLGGGYAGVAAATRLARANTAVTLVNPRAEFVERIRLHQYVAGNHAAVSPMRNHLPETVEFRHDTAGVIDAQARRVELLDSGTLEYDYLVYAVGSRAGRTGISGAAESAVSVSTWEDAVAARQRLDTLPDGATVTVVGGGLTGIETAAELNELDRFAVRLISSGSLGATLNTHAQNRLRRYFREAGVLVIENTRVVEIFTDKLVLDDGRHLGSELTLVTTAFQAPELAAGSGLATTATGALQVTETLVSTSASTIVGAGDGCAFAAQPLRMSAQAANPTGVHAADTVLALIAGREPKPVRRKYVGQAMSLGRHNALIQTSDLADRPRRPVLTGRVAATIKEQICSATLGFGHFGPLRYSWSWPIGR
- a CDS encoding FAD-dependent monooxygenase, with the protein product MKKREVLIVGAGIAGPALAYRLSQHGFRPTVVEQAPQLRSGGSAVVVQGPAIPVAERMGILPQLRELATRNRSLTLLDPDGRRILQLPLTSDEAPTVEVTRADLSAVLHRSARPEAEFLFDDTVTALDQDGGGVDVTFRRSAPRRFDLVVGADGMHSTVRRLVFGPERQFVRDLGLYGATVPLAPDAIEDPTEMTMLTVPNRMLVVHPSRTTPLAIFTFRAAPPAPHARKNIALHKQIVADVYADMCWRAPEFVAAYLDHPAPYFDPLTTVRMPSWSRGRVVLLGDAAAATALLGDGSSMAMTGAYALADELAAHPDDHARAFAAYESRLRREVGPRQRRVGLVSRLMVPRTRPGLVLRNTVARAVGRTSRIAPRETANR
- a CDS encoding ArsR/SmtB family transcription factor codes for the protein MVAKNRVGPEADALDLGAVLRALADEHRRAVMTELAADRSDSERGCNSFDLPISKQTQTHHFRVLREAGLIDEIDYGNRKGIRLRRADIEKRFPGLLALLKAESRGGTTGVR
- a CDS encoding nuclear transport factor 2 family protein, whose product is MSQTDIRTALTDLLFTPDLDLHEATDRHFAPDYRQRTDGEWADREGFVEHIAHLRTIVATGSVEVHDELYDGARYADRHTVEITKTDGSTVRTEVYVFGEFAPDGRFSRIEETTLMLHGSEADRNLGSAR
- a CDS encoding MarR family winged helix-turn-helix transcriptional regulator, whose amino-acid sequence is MQNEVGGEIADALGVLLRRATRVQLYKRLTADMGEALDEWTYPVLSAVARIGPRSAADLASEVGLDRSGVTRRASRLEQAGLLRREPDPVDRRATLLVLTRQGERAVDELRRRLAAHITASLTAWPPGEAEAFARGLSRFITEGPFE